The Dethiosulfovibrio russensis sequence GTGTTATTGAAGGGGTTCGTCCCTGCCGTACTTTCCGGTTTCGATCCGGTTTTTTCCGCCATAGTTGCGGTGGCGTCAGTTTCGGTTGTCACCGTATTTCTTGTCGTTCGTAGACCGGCCTACAGGCCGATAGCTTTTTTAGGCGCCATAGGAGGAGCCTGTGCGGCCTGGGCTCTCGGGGCCTCGGCGAACTGGCTCTGGCAGATCACTGGTCTCGGCGGCGAGGGGGCGGCTCTTTTCGCCAGCTCCTTTCCCGGATACGATATGAGAGGCATCTTTCTGGCCTCCGTCATAATAGGGGCCATAGGGGCTGTTTTGGACGTGGCCATATCTGTTACGTCCTCCATGGCGGAGCTCGTGGATTACGATCCAGCCATCCCGATGCCGAGACTTTGGCTTTCCGGAATAAGCGTGGGACGAGAGATACTGGGAAGCATGATCAACACCTTGATCCTGGCCTATTTCGGAAGTTCTCTGATAATGACCCTTTTGATGGTGACGTCCGAAATAGACTTGAATTTTCTTCTTAACGATCCTATGGTCGCTCAGGAACTGATCCAGAGTTTGGCCGGAACCATGGGACTTCTGTTGACGGTTCCTCTTACCGCCACCGTAGCTGTTTGGTGGCTCTCGTTAAGAAGAAGTGTGAGGTAAAGGCGTCCACTATGTGCCAGAATATATGATATGTTGCGTCTCTACCGACCAGTGATCTCCTCTATCTCTTTTTTTATCGTCTCGTATATTTTTCGGGCCAGCTTCTTATCGTTGGAGTTCTCCACGTAGAGTCTCGATCCGCAGTTCTCGAATGCTCTGCGGAGAAGGTACCGCTGTTTCTTAGAGAGAGAGACGTAACGTTGGCTCTTTTCCATGGAGCTCACTATTTTATCCAGCTTTTTTCTGTTCTGTTCCCTCTGGATCTTCAGTGCTAACGGACGCAGTTCTTCTATGGACTCCAAAACTATGTCCCTGACGTCCTGTGGAAGATTTTTCCACATTTTCAGATTGACCATGGTCTGCATAACGTAGATTTTGTGCTTGGACCTTACGTAATGGCTTTGAAAGTCCATAAAACCCATCTCCTCCACGATGTAGGGAGCGTTTTCCTGTGCCTCTACGTGGCCGAGATGGAGAGAGGTGTAGACCTCCATGAACGGAACTATCCTGGGTTTAGCTCCCAATGTCTCGTAGCATCTGCCTATTATGTCCGAGGGCATAGTCCTTATCTTCAGGCCTTTGAAGTCTTCCGGAAAGGTCAAGTTCCTGTTGGAGGTCCAGTCCATAGCTCCCTCGCTCCAGTAGGCTAGAACCGTGACCCCCTGTCTTTCATAGGCCGACGTCAGATATTCGTTCAAAGCCACGCTTTGGGAGAGAATCCTCTCGTTTTCGTCGTCGTCGTCGCTGAAAAAAAAAGGTATGG is a genomic window containing:
- a CDS encoding YibE/F family protein; translated protein: MSRKKAFRMTLITVCIAIGSWFFGLAAGKIVVDSWDLEDCWIVEIETFRQVEEDPSEKMSEDDGWKSLRFEVLATFLTGDLEGRSGKVTVEQLEGSYLKMVPGKKYILMADRFPDGVVQYSVSDSFRLPWVVSFIVFSVSSVCFFAGWAGVRALIGLGISLAVLLKGFVPAVLSGFDPVFSAIVAVASVSVVTVFLVVRRPAYRPIAFLGAIGGACAAWALGASANWLWQITGLGGEGAALFASSFPGYDMRGIFLASVIIGAIGAVLDVAISVTSSMAELVDYDPAIPMPRLWLSGISVGREILGSMINTLILAYFGSSLIMTLLMVTSEIDLNFLLNDPMVAQELIQSLAGTMGLLLTVPLTATVAVWWLSLRRSVR
- the dctP gene encoding TRAP transporter substrate-binding protein DctP, translated to MILTATEAWGNIYHWRLAEEEVEGSVCDLYAREFAKLLKEKSGGTIELSIFPLGTLGTPQEIYDLCRQGSVDFLLDGAGQVGARVPENQIFSIPFFFSDDDDENERILSQSVALNEYLTSAYERQGVTVLAYWSEGAMDWTSNRNLTFPEDFKGLKIRTMPSDIIGRCYETLGAKPRIVPFMEVYTSLHLGHVEAQENAPYIVEEMGFMDFQSHYVRSKHKIYVMQTMVNLKMWKNLPQDVRDIVLESIEELRPLALKIQREQNRKKLDKIVSSMEKSQRYVSLSKKQRYLLRRAFENCGSRLYVENSNDKKLARKIYETIKKEIEEITGR